The following proteins are encoded in a genomic region of Ailuropoda melanoleuca isolate Jingjing chromosome 10, ASM200744v2, whole genome shotgun sequence:
- the GIGYF1 gene encoding GRB10-interacting GYF protein 1 isoform X4, with protein MAAETLNFGPEWLRALSSGGSVASPPPSPAMPKYKLADYRYGREEMLALYVKENKVPDELQDKEFTAVLQEEPLQPLALEPLTEEEQRNFSLSVNSVAVLRLMGKGAGPPLSGTSRGRGSTRSRGRGRGDSCFYQRSIEEGDGAFGRNPREIQRSQSWDDRGERRFEKSARRDGARSGFEEGGAGPRKEHARSDSENWRSLREEQEEEEEGSWRLGAGPRRDGDRWRSASPDGGPRSAGWREHGDRRRKFEFDLRGDRGGCSEEEGRGGGGSSHLRRCRGPDGFEEDKDGLPEWCLDDEDEEMGTFDASGAFLPLKKGPKEPIPEEQELDFQGLEEEEEEPSEGLEEGGPEAGGKELTPLPPQEEKASSPSPLPTLGPLWGANGEGDDAADKDLPAAAAEDDGRGMPLSPGVGSPSGPPGDLEDDEGLKHLQQEAEKLVASLQDSSLEEEQFTAAMQAQGLRHSAAATALPLSHGAARKWFYKDPQGEIQGPFTTQEMAEWFQAGYFSMALLVKRGCDEGFQPLGEVIKMWGRVPFAPGPSPPPLLGNMDQERLKKQQQQLTAFLQQLQALKPPRGGDQNLLPTMNRSLSVPDSGPLWDIHTSASSQSGGEASLWDIPINSSTQGPILEQLQLQHKFQERREVELRAKREEEERKRREEKRRQQQQQEEQKRRQEEEELFRRKQVRQQELLLKLLQQQQVAAAVPVPPAPSSPPPLWAGLAKQGLSMKTLLELQLEGERQLHKQPPPREPSRAQAPNHRAQLGGLGSAPLNQWVSEAGPLWGGPDKSGGGSGGPGLWEDTLKSGGSLARSLGLKNSRSSPSLSDSYGHLSGRPVRKKTEEEEKLLKLLQGIPRPQDGFTQWCEQMLHTLSTAGSLDVPMAVAILKEVESPYDVHDYIRSCLGDTLEAKEFAKQFLERRAKQKASQQRQQQQEAWLSSGSLQTAFQTNHSTKLGPGEGSKAKRRALMLHSDPSILGYSLHGPSGEIESVDDY; from the exons ATGGCAGCAGAGACCCTCAATTTTGGGCCGGAATG GTTGAGGGCCCTTTCCAGTGGTGGCAGcgtggcctccccacccccatcccccgccATGCCCAAATACAAGCTGGCTGACTATCGCTATGGGCGAGAAGAGATGCTGGCTCTCTACGTCAAGGAGAACAAG GTGCCTGACGAGCTGCAGGACAAGGAGTTCACTGCGGTGCTGCAGGAGGAGCCGCTGCAGCCCCTGGCGCTGGAGCCTCTGACTGAGGAGGAGCAG agaAACTTCTCCCTGTCAGTGAACAGTGTGGCTGTGCTGAGGCTGATGGGGAAAGGGGCTGGCCCCCCCCTAAGTGGCACCTCCCGTGGCAGGGGCAGCACTCGGAGCCGAG GCCGAGGCCGTGGTGACAGTTGCTTTTACCAAAGAAGCATTGAAGAAGGCGATGGGGCCTTTGGCCGAAACCCCCGGGAGATCCAGCGTAGCCAGAGTTGGGATGACAG AGGCGAGAGAAGGTTTGAGAAGTCGGCGAGGAGGGATGGAG cacgATCCGGGtttgaggagggaggggctggcccgAGGAAGGAACATGCCCGCTCAGATAGCGAGAACTGGCGTTCTCTTCGAgaggagcaagaggaagaggaggagggcagtTGGAGACTTGGGGCAGGACCCCGGCGAGATGGCGACCGCTGGCGCTCAGCCAGCCCTG ATGGTGGCCCCCGCTCTGCTGGCTGGCGGGAACATGGGGACCGGCGTCGCAAGTTTGAATTTGATTTGCGAGGGGATCGAGGAGGGTGTAGTGAAGAGgaagggcggggtgggggaggcagctcTCACCTCCGGAGGTGCCGAGGACCTGACGGCTTTGAGGAAGACAAGGATGGGCTCCCAGAGTGGTGCCTGGATGACGAGGATGAAGAGATGGGCACCTTCGATGCCTCTGGGGCTTTCCTGCCTCTCAAG AAGGGCCCCAAGGAGCCCATTCCTGAGGAGCAGGAGCTCGACTTCCAGggcctggaggaagaggaagaagagcctTCTGAAGGGCTAGAGGAGGGGGGGCCTGAGGCAG GAGGGAAGGAACTGACTCCACTACCTCCTCAGGAGGAGAAGGCCAGTTCCCCATCCCCACTGCCCACCTTGGGCCCACTCTGGGGAGCTAATGGGGAAGGTGATGACGCTGCAGACAAGGACCTGCCGGCAGCAGCAGCTGAAG ACGATGGGAGGGGAATGCCGCTGAGTCCTGGGGTAGGCTCACCCTCTGGCCCGCCTGGAGATCTGGAGGATGATGAAGGCCTGAAGCACCTGCAGCAG GAGGCGGAGAAGCTGGTGGCCTCCCTGCAGGACAGCTCCCTGGAAGAGGAGCAGTTCACGGCCGCCATGCAGGCCCAAGGCTTGCGCCACTCAGCAGCTGCCACTGCCCTCCCTCTCAGCCACGGTGCAGCCCGGAAGTGGTTCTACAAGGACCCCCAGGGGGAGATCCAAG GCCCCTTCACAACACAGGAGATGGCAGAGTGGTTCCAGGCGGGCTACTTCTCCATGGCGCTGCTTGTGAAGCGGGGCTGTGATGAGGGCTTCCAGCCACTGGGTGAGGTGATCAAGATGTGGGGTCGTGTGCCCTTTGCCCCAGGACCCTCACCACCCCCACTGCTG GGCAACATGGACCAGGAGCGGCTGAAGAAGCAGCAG cagcagctcacTGCGTTCCTGCAGCAGCTCCAGGCGCTCAAACCGCCCAG AGGTGGGGACCAGAACCTGCTCCCGACCATGAACCGGTCCTTGTCGGTGCCAGATTCGGGCCCCCTCTGGGACATACATACCTCAGCCTCATCACAGTCAG GCGGTGAGGCCAGTCTTTGGGACATACCAATTAACTCTTCGACTCAGGGTCCAATTCTAGAACAACTCCAGCTGCAACACAAA TTCCAAGAGCGCAGAGAAGTGGAGCTCAGGGCGaagcgggaggaggaggagcgcAAGCGGCGGGAGGAGaagcggcggcagcagcagcagcaggaggagcagaagcggcggcaggaggaggaggagctgttCCGGCGCAAGCAG GTGCGGCAGCAGGAGCTCCTGCTGAAGCtgctgcagcagcagcaggtggCGGCCGCTGTCCCAGTGCCACCGGCGCCCAGCTCCCCGCCCCCGCTGTGGGCCGGCCTGGCCAAGCAGGGGCTCTCCATGAAGACGCTGCTTGAGCTGCAGCTGGAGGGGGAGCGGCAGCTGCACAAGCAGCCCCCTCCCCGGGAGCCGTCGCGGGCCCAGGCCCCCAACCACCGCGCG CAGCTTGGGGGCCTGGGCTCGGCCCCCCTGAACCAGTGGGTATCTGAGGCTGGGCCGCTGTGGGGCGGGCCCGACAAGAGTGGGGGCGGCAGCGGTGGCCCGGGGCTCTGGGAGGACACCCTCAAGAGCGGCGGGAGCCTGGCCCGCAGCCTGGGCCTGAAGAACAGCCGGAGCAGCCCCTCTCTCAG TGACTCGTACGGCCACCTGTCAGGCCGGCCTGTGCGCAAAAAgacggaggaggaggagaagctgcTGAAGCTGCTGCAGGGCATCCCCAGGCCCCAGGATGGCTTCACCCAGTGGTGCGAGCAGATGCTGCACACACTGAGCACCGCGGGCAGCCTGGACG tgcCCATGGCTGTAGCGATCCTCAAGGAGGTGGAATCCCCCTACGACGTCCACGATTATATCCGTTCCTGCTTGGGGGACACGCTGGAAGCCAAAGAATTTGCCAAACAGTTCCTGGAGCGGAGGGCCAAGCAGAAAGCCAgccagcagcggcagcagcagcag GAGGCATGGCTGAGCAGTGGCTCCCTACAGACAGCCTTTCAGACCAACCACAGCACCAAACTCGGCCCTGGGGAGGGCAGCAAGGCCAAGAGGCGGGCGCTGATGCTGCACTCAGATCCTAGCATCTTGG GGTACTCCCTGCACGGACCTTCTGGTGAGATCGAGAGCGTGGATGACTACTGA
- the GIGYF1 gene encoding GRB10-interacting GYF protein 1 isoform X3: MAAETLNFGPEWLRALSSGGSVASPPPSPAMPKYKLADYRYGREEMLALYVKENKVPDELQDKEFTAVLQEEPLQPLALEPLTEEEQRNFSLSVNSVAVLRLMGKGAGPPLSGTSRGRGSTRSRGRGRGDSCFYQRSIEEGDGAFGRNPREIQRSQSWDDRGERRFEKSARRDGARSGFEEGGAGPRKEHARSDSENWRSLREEQEEEEEGSWRLGAGPRRDGDRWRSASPDGGPRSAGWREHGDRRRKFEFDLRGDRGGCSEEEGRGGGGSSHLRRCRGPDGFEEDKDGLPEWCLDDEDEEMGTFDASGAFLPLKKGPKEPIPEEQELDFQGLEEEEEEPSEGLEEGGPEAGGKELTPLPPQEEKASSPSPLPTLGPLWGANGEGDDAADKDLPAAAAEDDGRGMPLSPGVGSPSGPPGDLEDDEGLKHLQQEAEKLVASLQDSSLEEEQFTAAMQAQGLRHSAAATALPLSHGAARKWFYKDPQGEIQGPFTTQEMAEWFQAGYFSMALLVKRGCDEGFQPLGEVIKMWGRVPFAPGPSPPPLLERLKKQQELAAAALYQQLQHQQFLQLVGSRPLPQCALREKATLGDLSPPQQQQLTAFLQQLQALKPPRGGDQNLLPTMNRSLSVPDSGPLWDIHTSASSQSGGEASLWDIPINSSTQGPILEQLQLQHKFQERREVELRAKREEEERKRREEKRRQQQQQEEQKRRQEEEELFRRKQVRQQELLLKLLQQQQVAAAVPVPPAPSSPPPLWAGLAKQGLSMKTLLELQLEGERQLHKQPPPREPSRAQAPNHRAQLGGLGSAPLNQWVSEAGPLWGGPDKSGGGSGGPGLWEDTLKSGGSLARSLGLKNSRSSPSLSDSYGHLSGRPVRKKTEEEEKLLKLLQGIPRPQDGFTQWCEQMLHTLSTAGSLDVPMAVAILKEVESPYDVHDYIRSCLGDTLEAKEFAKQFLERRAKQKASQQRQQQQEAWLSSGSLQTAFQTNHSTKLGPGEGSKAKRRALMLHSDPSILGYSLHGPSGEIESVDDY; this comes from the exons ATGGCAGCAGAGACCCTCAATTTTGGGCCGGAATG GTTGAGGGCCCTTTCCAGTGGTGGCAGcgtggcctccccacccccatcccccgccATGCCCAAATACAAGCTGGCTGACTATCGCTATGGGCGAGAAGAGATGCTGGCTCTCTACGTCAAGGAGAACAAG GTGCCTGACGAGCTGCAGGACAAGGAGTTCACTGCGGTGCTGCAGGAGGAGCCGCTGCAGCCCCTGGCGCTGGAGCCTCTGACTGAGGAGGAGCAG agaAACTTCTCCCTGTCAGTGAACAGTGTGGCTGTGCTGAGGCTGATGGGGAAAGGGGCTGGCCCCCCCCTAAGTGGCACCTCCCGTGGCAGGGGCAGCACTCGGAGCCGAG GCCGAGGCCGTGGTGACAGTTGCTTTTACCAAAGAAGCATTGAAGAAGGCGATGGGGCCTTTGGCCGAAACCCCCGGGAGATCCAGCGTAGCCAGAGTTGGGATGACAG AGGCGAGAGAAGGTTTGAGAAGTCGGCGAGGAGGGATGGAG cacgATCCGGGtttgaggagggaggggctggcccgAGGAAGGAACATGCCCGCTCAGATAGCGAGAACTGGCGTTCTCTTCGAgaggagcaagaggaagaggaggagggcagtTGGAGACTTGGGGCAGGACCCCGGCGAGATGGCGACCGCTGGCGCTCAGCCAGCCCTG ATGGTGGCCCCCGCTCTGCTGGCTGGCGGGAACATGGGGACCGGCGTCGCAAGTTTGAATTTGATTTGCGAGGGGATCGAGGAGGGTGTAGTGAAGAGgaagggcggggtgggggaggcagctcTCACCTCCGGAGGTGCCGAGGACCTGACGGCTTTGAGGAAGACAAGGATGGGCTCCCAGAGTGGTGCCTGGATGACGAGGATGAAGAGATGGGCACCTTCGATGCCTCTGGGGCTTTCCTGCCTCTCAAG AAGGGCCCCAAGGAGCCCATTCCTGAGGAGCAGGAGCTCGACTTCCAGggcctggaggaagaggaagaagagcctTCTGAAGGGCTAGAGGAGGGGGGGCCTGAGGCAG GAGGGAAGGAACTGACTCCACTACCTCCTCAGGAGGAGAAGGCCAGTTCCCCATCCCCACTGCCCACCTTGGGCCCACTCTGGGGAGCTAATGGGGAAGGTGATGACGCTGCAGACAAGGACCTGCCGGCAGCAGCAGCTGAAG ACGATGGGAGGGGAATGCCGCTGAGTCCTGGGGTAGGCTCACCCTCTGGCCCGCCTGGAGATCTGGAGGATGATGAAGGCCTGAAGCACCTGCAGCAG GAGGCGGAGAAGCTGGTGGCCTCCCTGCAGGACAGCTCCCTGGAAGAGGAGCAGTTCACGGCCGCCATGCAGGCCCAAGGCTTGCGCCACTCAGCAGCTGCCACTGCCCTCCCTCTCAGCCACGGTGCAGCCCGGAAGTGGTTCTACAAGGACCCCCAGGGGGAGATCCAAG GCCCCTTCACAACACAGGAGATGGCAGAGTGGTTCCAGGCGGGCTACTTCTCCATGGCGCTGCTTGTGAAGCGGGGCTGTGATGAGGGCTTCCAGCCACTGGGTGAGGTGATCAAGATGTGGGGTCGTGTGCCCTTTGCCCCAGGACCCTCACCACCCCCACTGCTG GAGCGGCTGAAGAAGCAGCAGGAGCTGGCTGCGGCGGCCTTGTACCAGCAGCTGCAGCACCAGCAGTTTCTGCAGCTGGTCGGCAG CCGGCCGCTCCCGCAGTGTGCACTCCGGGAAAAGGCGACTCTGGGGGACCTGAGCCcgccgcagcagcagcagctcacTGCGTTCCTGCAGCAGCTCCAGGCGCTCAAACCGCCCAG AGGTGGGGACCAGAACCTGCTCCCGACCATGAACCGGTCCTTGTCGGTGCCAGATTCGGGCCCCCTCTGGGACATACATACCTCAGCCTCATCACAGTCAG GCGGTGAGGCCAGTCTTTGGGACATACCAATTAACTCTTCGACTCAGGGTCCAATTCTAGAACAACTCCAGCTGCAACACAAA TTCCAAGAGCGCAGAGAAGTGGAGCTCAGGGCGaagcgggaggaggaggagcgcAAGCGGCGGGAGGAGaagcggcggcagcagcagcagcaggaggagcagaagcggcggcaggaggaggaggagctgttCCGGCGCAAGCAG GTGCGGCAGCAGGAGCTCCTGCTGAAGCtgctgcagcagcagcaggtggCGGCCGCTGTCCCAGTGCCACCGGCGCCCAGCTCCCCGCCCCCGCTGTGGGCCGGCCTGGCCAAGCAGGGGCTCTCCATGAAGACGCTGCTTGAGCTGCAGCTGGAGGGGGAGCGGCAGCTGCACAAGCAGCCCCCTCCCCGGGAGCCGTCGCGGGCCCAGGCCCCCAACCACCGCGCG CAGCTTGGGGGCCTGGGCTCGGCCCCCCTGAACCAGTGGGTATCTGAGGCTGGGCCGCTGTGGGGCGGGCCCGACAAGAGTGGGGGCGGCAGCGGTGGCCCGGGGCTCTGGGAGGACACCCTCAAGAGCGGCGGGAGCCTGGCCCGCAGCCTGGGCCTGAAGAACAGCCGGAGCAGCCCCTCTCTCAG TGACTCGTACGGCCACCTGTCAGGCCGGCCTGTGCGCAAAAAgacggaggaggaggagaagctgcTGAAGCTGCTGCAGGGCATCCCCAGGCCCCAGGATGGCTTCACCCAGTGGTGCGAGCAGATGCTGCACACACTGAGCACCGCGGGCAGCCTGGACG tgcCCATGGCTGTAGCGATCCTCAAGGAGGTGGAATCCCCCTACGACGTCCACGATTATATCCGTTCCTGCTTGGGGGACACGCTGGAAGCCAAAGAATTTGCCAAACAGTTCCTGGAGCGGAGGGCCAAGCAGAAAGCCAgccagcagcggcagcagcagcag GAGGCATGGCTGAGCAGTGGCTCCCTACAGACAGCCTTTCAGACCAACCACAGCACCAAACTCGGCCCTGGGGAGGGCAGCAAGGCCAAGAGGCGGGCGCTGATGCTGCACTCAGATCCTAGCATCTTGG GGTACTCCCTGCACGGACCTTCTGGTGAGATCGAGAGCGTGGATGACTACTGA
- the GIGYF1 gene encoding GRB10-interacting GYF protein 1 isoform X6, which yields MGKGAGPPLSGTSRGRGSTRSRGRGRGDSCFYQRSIEEGDGAFGRNPREIQRSQSWDDRGERRFEKSARRDGARSGFEEGGAGPRKEHARSDSENWRSLREEQEEEEEGSWRLGAGPRRDGDRWRSASPDGGPRSAGWREHGDRRRKFEFDLRGDRGGCSEEEGRGGGGSSHLRRCRGPDGFEEDKDGLPEWCLDDEDEEMGTFDASGAFLPLKKGPKEPIPEEQELDFQGLEEEEEEPSEGLEEGGPEAGGKELTPLPPQEEKASSPSPLPTLGPLWGANGEGDDAADKDLPAAAAEDDGRGMPLSPGVGSPSGPPGDLEDDEGLKHLQQEAEKLVASLQDSSLEEEQFTAAMQAQGLRHSAAATALPLSHGAARKWFYKDPQGEIQGPFTTQEMAEWFQAGYFSMALLVKRGCDEGFQPLGEVIKMWGRVPFAPGPSPPPLLGNMDQERLKKQQELAAAALYQQLQHQQFLQLVGSRPLPQCALREKATLGDLSPPQQQQLTAFLQQLQALKPPRGGDQNLLPTMNRSLSVPDSGPLWDIHTSASSQSGGEASLWDIPINSSTQGPILEQLQLQHKFQERREVELRAKREEEERKRREEKRRQQQQQEEQKRRQEEEELFRRKQVRQQELLLKLLQQQQVAAAVPVPPAPSSPPPLWAGLAKQGLSMKTLLELQLEGERQLHKQPPPREPSRAQAPNHRAQLGGLGSAPLNQWVSEAGPLWGGPDKSGGGSGGPGLWEDTLKSGGSLARSLGLKNSRSSPSLSDSYGHLSGRPVRKKTEEEEKLLKLLQGIPRPQDGFTQWCEQMLHTLSTAGSLDVPMAVAILKEVESPYDVHDYIRSCLGDTLEAKEFAKQFLERRAKQKASQQRQQQQEAWLSSGSLQTAFQTNHSTKLGPGEGSKAKRRALMLHSDPSILGYSLHGPSGEIESVDDY from the exons ATGGGGAAAGGGGCTGGCCCCCCCCTAAGTGGCACCTCCCGTGGCAGGGGCAGCACTCGGAGCCGAG GCCGAGGCCGTGGTGACAGTTGCTTTTACCAAAGAAGCATTGAAGAAGGCGATGGGGCCTTTGGCCGAAACCCCCGGGAGATCCAGCGTAGCCAGAGTTGGGATGACAG AGGCGAGAGAAGGTTTGAGAAGTCGGCGAGGAGGGATGGAG cacgATCCGGGtttgaggagggaggggctggcccgAGGAAGGAACATGCCCGCTCAGATAGCGAGAACTGGCGTTCTCTTCGAgaggagcaagaggaagaggaggagggcagtTGGAGACTTGGGGCAGGACCCCGGCGAGATGGCGACCGCTGGCGCTCAGCCAGCCCTG ATGGTGGCCCCCGCTCTGCTGGCTGGCGGGAACATGGGGACCGGCGTCGCAAGTTTGAATTTGATTTGCGAGGGGATCGAGGAGGGTGTAGTGAAGAGgaagggcggggtgggggaggcagctcTCACCTCCGGAGGTGCCGAGGACCTGACGGCTTTGAGGAAGACAAGGATGGGCTCCCAGAGTGGTGCCTGGATGACGAGGATGAAGAGATGGGCACCTTCGATGCCTCTGGGGCTTTCCTGCCTCTCAAG AAGGGCCCCAAGGAGCCCATTCCTGAGGAGCAGGAGCTCGACTTCCAGggcctggaggaagaggaagaagagcctTCTGAAGGGCTAGAGGAGGGGGGGCCTGAGGCAG GAGGGAAGGAACTGACTCCACTACCTCCTCAGGAGGAGAAGGCCAGTTCCCCATCCCCACTGCCCACCTTGGGCCCACTCTGGGGAGCTAATGGGGAAGGTGATGACGCTGCAGACAAGGACCTGCCGGCAGCAGCAGCTGAAG ACGATGGGAGGGGAATGCCGCTGAGTCCTGGGGTAGGCTCACCCTCTGGCCCGCCTGGAGATCTGGAGGATGATGAAGGCCTGAAGCACCTGCAGCAG GAGGCGGAGAAGCTGGTGGCCTCCCTGCAGGACAGCTCCCTGGAAGAGGAGCAGTTCACGGCCGCCATGCAGGCCCAAGGCTTGCGCCACTCAGCAGCTGCCACTGCCCTCCCTCTCAGCCACGGTGCAGCCCGGAAGTGGTTCTACAAGGACCCCCAGGGGGAGATCCAAG GCCCCTTCACAACACAGGAGATGGCAGAGTGGTTCCAGGCGGGCTACTTCTCCATGGCGCTGCTTGTGAAGCGGGGCTGTGATGAGGGCTTCCAGCCACTGGGTGAGGTGATCAAGATGTGGGGTCGTGTGCCCTTTGCCCCAGGACCCTCACCACCCCCACTGCTG GGCAACATGGACCAGGAGCGGCTGAAGAAGCAGCAGGAGCTGGCTGCGGCGGCCTTGTACCAGCAGCTGCAGCACCAGCAGTTTCTGCAGCTGGTCGGCAG CCGGCCGCTCCCGCAGTGTGCACTCCGGGAAAAGGCGACTCTGGGGGACCTGAGCCcgccgcagcagcagcagctcacTGCGTTCCTGCAGCAGCTCCAGGCGCTCAAACCGCCCAG AGGTGGGGACCAGAACCTGCTCCCGACCATGAACCGGTCCTTGTCGGTGCCAGATTCGGGCCCCCTCTGGGACATACATACCTCAGCCTCATCACAGTCAG GCGGTGAGGCCAGTCTTTGGGACATACCAATTAACTCTTCGACTCAGGGTCCAATTCTAGAACAACTCCAGCTGCAACACAAA TTCCAAGAGCGCAGAGAAGTGGAGCTCAGGGCGaagcgggaggaggaggagcgcAAGCGGCGGGAGGAGaagcggcggcagcagcagcagcaggaggagcagaagcggcggcaggaggaggaggagctgttCCGGCGCAAGCAG GTGCGGCAGCAGGAGCTCCTGCTGAAGCtgctgcagcagcagcaggtggCGGCCGCTGTCCCAGTGCCACCGGCGCCCAGCTCCCCGCCCCCGCTGTGGGCCGGCCTGGCCAAGCAGGGGCTCTCCATGAAGACGCTGCTTGAGCTGCAGCTGGAGGGGGAGCGGCAGCTGCACAAGCAGCCCCCTCCCCGGGAGCCGTCGCGGGCCCAGGCCCCCAACCACCGCGCG CAGCTTGGGGGCCTGGGCTCGGCCCCCCTGAACCAGTGGGTATCTGAGGCTGGGCCGCTGTGGGGCGGGCCCGACAAGAGTGGGGGCGGCAGCGGTGGCCCGGGGCTCTGGGAGGACACCCTCAAGAGCGGCGGGAGCCTGGCCCGCAGCCTGGGCCTGAAGAACAGCCGGAGCAGCCCCTCTCTCAG TGACTCGTACGGCCACCTGTCAGGCCGGCCTGTGCGCAAAAAgacggaggaggaggagaagctgcTGAAGCTGCTGCAGGGCATCCCCAGGCCCCAGGATGGCTTCACCCAGTGGTGCGAGCAGATGCTGCACACACTGAGCACCGCGGGCAGCCTGGACG tgcCCATGGCTGTAGCGATCCTCAAGGAGGTGGAATCCCCCTACGACGTCCACGATTATATCCGTTCCTGCTTGGGGGACACGCTGGAAGCCAAAGAATTTGCCAAACAGTTCCTGGAGCGGAGGGCCAAGCAGAAAGCCAgccagcagcggcagcagcagcag GAGGCATGGCTGAGCAGTGGCTCCCTACAGACAGCCTTTCAGACCAACCACAGCACCAAACTCGGCCCTGGGGAGGGCAGCAAGGCCAAGAGGCGGGCGCTGATGCTGCACTCAGATCCTAGCATCTTGG GGTACTCCCTGCACGGACCTTCTGGTGAGATCGAGAGCGTGGATGACTACTGA